The following are from one region of the Qipengyuania flava genome:
- a CDS encoding aminotransferase class V-fold PLP-dependent enzyme, translating into MSEAATLTRKSDFPGLLTADGKPWHYLDTAASAQKPQAVIDAMTRALGKDYATVHRGVYGRSAQMTLGYEAARRRVADFMGAKSENEVVFVRGATEAINLVASSWGMANIGEGDRIVLSTLEHHSNIVPWQMVAERTGAQIDVCPLTEDHRIDLGALEALLTPRTKLVSLAHVSNVLGSVLDARTAADLAHSVGAKIMLDGCQAAPRMALDMAALNCDFYAFSGHKIYGPTGIGVLWAREDILDAMPPYQGGGAMIDRVTFEKTTYAPPPQRFEAGTPMITEAIALHAAIDYTDALGPDRLFAHESALAKQLRDELRAMNSVTLFGPEESAGIVSFAMEGVHPHDLGTILDEENVAIRAGHHCAQPLMDHLGVPATARASFGLYSDESDMAALLRGIERTQRIFG; encoded by the coding sequence GTGAGCGAGGCGGCCACCCTTACCCGCAAGAGCGACTTTCCCGGCCTGCTGACGGCCGACGGTAAGCCGTGGCACTATCTCGACACCGCGGCCTCGGCGCAGAAGCCGCAGGCGGTGATCGACGCCATGACCCGCGCGCTGGGCAAGGACTATGCGACCGTCCACCGCGGGGTTTACGGCCGTAGCGCGCAGATGACGCTGGGCTACGAAGCGGCGCGCCGCCGCGTGGCCGACTTCATGGGCGCGAAGAGCGAAAACGAAGTCGTGTTTGTGCGCGGTGCGACCGAGGCGATCAACCTCGTCGCCTCCAGCTGGGGCATGGCCAATATCGGCGAAGGCGACCGGATCGTCCTCTCCACGCTCGAGCACCATTCGAATATCGTCCCCTGGCAGATGGTTGCCGAGCGCACGGGTGCGCAGATCGATGTGTGCCCGCTCACCGAAGATCACCGCATCGATTTAGGCGCCCTCGAAGCGCTGCTGACCCCGCGCACCAAGCTGGTGTCGCTAGCGCATGTCTCCAACGTGCTCGGCAGCGTGCTGGATGCGCGCACTGCAGCCGATCTTGCGCATTCGGTCGGCGCAAAGATCATGCTCGACGGCTGCCAGGCCGCGCCGCGCATGGCGCTCGACATGGCCGCGCTCAATTGCGATTTTTACGCCTTCTCCGGCCACAAGATCTACGGCCCCACGGGCATCGGCGTGCTGTGGGCGCGCGAGGACATCCTTGACGCCATGCCCCCCTACCAGGGCGGCGGCGCGATGATCGACCGCGTGACCTTCGAGAAGACCACCTACGCCCCGCCGCCGCAGCGCTTTGAAGCGGGCACCCCGATGATCACTGAGGCGATCGCGCTGCATGCGGCGATCGACTACACCGACGCGCTCGGCCCCGACCGGCTGTTCGCGCACGAAAGCGCGCTGGCAAAGCAGCTCCGCGATGAGCTGCGCGCGATGAACTCGGTCACCCTGTTCGGGCCGGAGGAAAGCGCGGGCATCGTGAGCTTTGCCATGGAGGGGGTTCACCCCCACGATCTTGGCACCATATTGGATGAAGAGAACGTCGCGATCCGCGCCGGGCACCATTGCGCGCAGCCGCTGATGGACCATCTCGGCGTCCCCGCAACCGCCCGGGCAAGCTTCGGGCTGTATTCCGACGAAAGCGACATGGCTGCGCTGCTGCGCGGCATCGAACGGACCCAGAGGATCTTCGGATGA
- a CDS encoding SUF system Fe-S cluster assembly protein: MSEETNNDTDFIAAPSPADAMPAKPPRARVEDAIDPDESPRETMERKRDYLEGFLQKKPENVPAGAPGGDLYEAVVAALKEIYDPEIPVNIYDLGLIYGVEVDDESDVTVTMTLTTPHCPVAETMPGEVELRAASVPGVRDAEVNLVWDPPWGPDKMTDEARLELGML; this comes from the coding sequence ATGAGCGAAGAAACGAACAACGACACCGATTTCATCGCGGCGCCCTCGCCGGCCGATGCCATGCCCGCAAAGCCGCCGCGCGCGCGGGTCGAGGACGCGATCGATCCGGACGAAAGCCCGCGCGAGACGATGGAGCGTAAGCGCGATTACCTCGAAGGTTTCCTGCAGAAAAAGCCCGAGAACGTGCCCGCCGGCGCGCCAGGCGGCGACCTTTACGAAGCCGTCGTCGCGGCACTCAAGGAAATCTACGATCCGGAAATCCCGGTGAACATCTACGATCTCGGCCTGATCTACGGCGTCGAGGTGGATGACGAGAGCGATGTCACCGTCACCATGACGCTGACCACGCCGCACTGCCCGGTCGCCGAAACCATGCCGGGCGAAGTCGAGTTGCGCGCCGCCAGCGTGCCGGGCGTGCGCGATGCCGAGGTCAACCTCGTGTGGGACCCGCCCTGGGGCCCGGACAAGATGACCGACGAGGCGCGCCTCGAACTGGGGATGCTGTGA
- a CDS encoding HesB/IscA family protein: MSETTTRPVPKAAVILTKAAEQRVADLMAKAPDDAIGVKLSTPRRGCSGLAYSVDYVTEEAKFDEKIETPGGTFYIDGASVLYLIGSTMDWVEDDFTAGFVFENPNAKGACGCGESFMV; the protein is encoded by the coding sequence ATGAGCGAGACCACCACCCGCCCCGTGCCCAAGGCTGCGGTGATCCTCACGAAGGCCGCCGAGCAGCGCGTTGCCGATCTGATGGCCAAGGCGCCGGACGACGCAATCGGCGTGAAGCTTTCCACCCCGCGCCGGGGCTGCTCGGGCCTCGCCTATTCGGTCGATTACGTGACCGAGGAAGCCAAGTTCGACGAGAAGATCGAAACCCCTGGCGGCACCTTCTACATCGACGGGGCCAGCGTGCTCTACCTGATCGGAAGCACGATGGATTGGGTCGAGGACGATTTCACCGCAGGCTTCGTCTTCGAAAACCCCAACGCCAAGGGCGCGTGCGGCTGCGGCGAGAGCTTCATGGTCTAG
- a CDS encoding EI24 domain-containing protein, which yields MMSLPAALALSLRQLGDPAIVRVLLKTALITLGIFLIAAVAGGYALDAAFANAGLFAGFEYTFLLSLVITILAGWFLFRVVALFVLQFFADEVVGAVEARHYPHTRHSLRSIPFEEEVGHAMRSFGRTVLVNLLALPVAGLLILSGIGPFLVFFAVNAFLIGRELRDMVWLRHRSAADEIAPMGGLNRFLLGAVVVGLLAIPFVNLLAPIIGAACATHLVHRAREKELHA from the coding sequence ATGATGTCGCTTCCCGCCGCCCTCGCCCTGTCGCTGCGCCAGCTTGGCGATCCGGCAATCGTGCGAGTGCTGCTCAAGACAGCGCTGATAACCCTCGGTATTTTCCTGATTGCGGCCGTTGCGGGTGGCTATGCGCTCGACGCGGCCTTCGCGAATGCGGGGCTGTTTGCCGGGTTCGAATACACTTTCCTGCTAAGCTTGGTCATCACCATACTCGCTGGCTGGTTCCTGTTTCGCGTGGTCGCGCTGTTCGTGCTCCAGTTCTTCGCCGACGAGGTGGTCGGCGCGGTCGAGGCGCGGCATTACCCGCATACGCGCCATAGCCTGCGGAGCATTCCCTTCGAAGAGGAGGTCGGCCATGCGATGCGCTCCTTCGGGCGAACCGTGCTGGTCAATCTCCTCGCCCTCCCCGTGGCGGGGCTCCTGATCCTGAGCGGGATCGGCCCGTTCCTCGTCTTCTTTGCCGTCAACGCCTTCCTGATCGGGCGCGAGCTGCGCGACATGGTGTGGCTTCGTCACCGTTCCGCCGCGGACGAGATCGCGCCGATGGGCGGGCTCAACCGCTTCCTACTGGGCGCGGTTGTGGTCGGGCTGCTCGCCATACCTTTCGTCAACCTTCTCGCCCCGATAATAGGGGCCGCCTGCGCGACCCACCTGGTGCACCGCGCGCGTGAGAAAGAATTGCATGCGTAG
- a CDS encoding adenosine kinase, whose product MTEPRYDVIAIGNAIVDVMAPCEDELIDELDLNKGGMTLVDEEGARRLYDAMGPAKEISGGSAANTLAGMSALGAQCAFVGQVAKDQLGDVFSHDIRAVGIDFDTPAREGQPSTARCLIFVTPDGERTMNTFLGASQFLPPAALDDELIASASILYLEGYLWDPEEPRSAMRRAIEVARGAGRKVAFTASESFVIDRHGDDFRALIEEGKIDILFVNEHELASLTGESDFNAGLAALEGKVPVIVATRSAKGAVGIANGERAEIAAEPIEKVVDTTGAGDLFAAGFLTGHARGESLETCLRMGAICAAEIISHYGARSEADLKALVAEKLG is encoded by the coding sequence ATGACCGAACCCCGTTACGACGTAATCGCCATCGGAAACGCCATCGTCGATGTGATGGCCCCCTGCGAAGACGAGCTCATCGACGAGCTCGATCTCAACAAGGGCGGCATGACGCTCGTCGACGAAGAGGGCGCCCGCCGCCTTTACGATGCGATGGGTCCGGCGAAAGAGATTTCGGGCGGCTCGGCGGCCAATACGCTTGCCGGCATGAGCGCGCTCGGTGCGCAGTGCGCCTTCGTCGGCCAGGTCGCCAAGGACCAGCTCGGCGACGTCTTCAGCCACGACATCCGCGCCGTCGGCATCGACTTCGACACGCCGGCGCGCGAAGGCCAGCCCTCGACCGCGCGCTGCCTCATCTTCGTGACCCCCGATGGCGAGCGCACGATGAACACCTTCCTTGGCGCCTCGCAGTTCCTGCCGCCCGCAGCGCTCGACGACGAGCTGATCGCGAGCGCCAGCATCCTCTACCTCGAAGGCTACCTGTGGGATCCCGAAGAGCCGCGCAGCGCCATGCGCCGCGCCATCGAGGTTGCGCGCGGAGCGGGCCGCAAGGTCGCCTTCACCGCCAGCGAAAGCTTCGTGATCGACCGCCACGGCGACGACTTCCGCGCGCTGATCGAGGAAGGGAAGATCGACATCCTTTTCGTCAACGAGCACGAGCTCGCCTCGCTGACCGGCGAAAGCGATTTCAATGCCGGCCTTGCAGCGCTGGAGGGCAAGGTCCCCGTGATCGTCGCCACCCGCAGCGCCAAGGGCGCTGTCGGCATCGCCAATGGCGAGCGCGCCGAGATCGCTGCCGAGCCGATCGAGAAGGTCGTCGACACCACCGGCGCCGGCGACCTCTTCGCCGCCGGCTTCCTCACCGGCCATGCGCGCGGCGAAAGCCTCGAGACCTGCCTGCGCATGGGCGCCATCTGCGCCGCCGAAATCATCTCGCACTACGGCGCGCGCAGCGAAGCGGACCTGAAGGCGCTGGTGGCCGAAAAGCTCGGGTAG
- a CDS encoding phytanoyl-CoA dioxygenase family protein encodes MSFEARGYQYFSAAFGDAIDTLECLLPAFERGVPGKRISNSKHLANLLEVGDVIPPILAAIGAPGARPVRAILFDKRADQNWSLGWHQDRTICVREKVEAVGFGPFSIKQGLVHVEPPFGLIDRMKTLRIHLDPVPRDNAPLLVAEGSHRMGRIPASEVNSVAQSLPTHVCLADRGDVWAYATPILHASERSTASGGRRVLQVDYSEDELPSPLEWLGIS; translated from the coding sequence ATGTCCTTCGAAGCTCGGGGTTATCAGTATTTCAGCGCCGCTTTTGGCGATGCCATAGACACGCTTGAGTGCCTTCTTCCAGCATTCGAGCGGGGTGTCCCGGGCAAACGCATTTCAAACTCCAAGCACCTGGCCAACTTGCTGGAAGTGGGGGACGTCATCCCTCCAATTCTCGCGGCGATAGGTGCACCTGGTGCTCGTCCCGTCCGAGCAATTCTTTTCGACAAGCGTGCTGACCAGAATTGGTCGCTAGGCTGGCATCAGGACCGCACGATTTGCGTAAGGGAGAAAGTCGAGGCTGTGGGTTTTGGCCCATTCTCGATCAAGCAGGGCCTCGTCCATGTAGAGCCGCCTTTCGGCCTAATCGATCGGATGAAGACGCTCAGAATCCATCTCGACCCTGTGCCCAGGGATAACGCACCGCTCTTGGTGGCCGAAGGATCGCATCGCATGGGACGCATTCCAGCGTCAGAGGTCAACTCCGTAGCTCAATCGCTCCCGACACACGTCTGCCTCGCAGATCGTGGCGACGTCTGGGCCTATGCTACGCCAATTTTGCACGCCTCCGAACGCTCGACAGCCAGCGGCGGCCGAAGAGTTCTGCAAGTCGACTACTCCGAGGACGAATTGCCAAGTCCGCTAGAGTGGCTCGGAATAAGTTGA
- the purD gene encoding phosphoribosylamine--glycine ligase, whose protein sequence is MNILLLGSGGREHALSWKLAQSPLCDKLWAAPGNPGIAQDAQCVALDSTDHEAVIAFARENAIGLVVIGPEAPLVDGLADSLRAAGIDTFGPSKQAAQLEGSKGFTKELCKRANIPTARYERCVSLEQAWGALKRFKPPFVLKADGLAAGKGVVIAETFEEAQEALNEMFDGRFGSAGSEVVIEQFLMGEEASFFALTDGETILPIGTAQDHKRVGEGDTGPNTGGMGAYSPAPVLTEELQDQVMREIVEPTVRTMAAEGMPYSGVLYAGLMLTKDGPQLIEYNARFGDPECQVLMMRLESDLVEIMQACAKGTLGDIAAPVLSDDFALTVVMAAEGYPGTPKKGGTINLGEAEASGAKVFHAGTKLEGETLTSSGGRVLNVTARGASATEAQANAYAAVDAIDFADGFCRRDIGQREVRRERG, encoded by the coding sequence ATGAATATCCTACTGCTCGGTTCGGGCGGGCGCGAACATGCTCTTAGCTGGAAACTGGCGCAATCGCCGCTGTGCGACAAGCTGTGGGCGGCGCCGGGCAATCCGGGCATCGCGCAGGATGCGCAGTGCGTGGCGCTGGATTCGACCGACCACGAGGCGGTGATCGCTTTCGCGCGCGAGAACGCCATCGGCCTCGTCGTGATCGGCCCCGAGGCCCCGCTGGTGGACGGCCTTGCCGATTCGCTGCGCGCCGCCGGGATCGACACCTTCGGCCCGTCGAAGCAGGCCGCTCAGCTCGAAGGCAGCAAGGGCTTCACCAAGGAGCTGTGCAAGCGCGCGAACATCCCGACCGCGCGCTACGAACGCTGCGTTTCCCTCGAGCAGGCCTGGGGCGCGCTGAAGCGATTCAAGCCGCCTTTCGTGCTCAAGGCCGATGGGCTCGCCGCGGGGAAGGGCGTGGTGATCGCCGAGACCTTCGAAGAAGCGCAGGAAGCGCTGAACGAGATGTTCGACGGCAGGTTCGGCAGCGCCGGCAGCGAAGTCGTGATCGAGCAGTTCCTGATGGGCGAGGAGGCAAGCTTCTTCGCGTTGACCGATGGCGAAACCATCCTCCCCATCGGCACCGCGCAGGACCACAAGCGCGTGGGCGAAGGCGACACCGGCCCCAACACCGGCGGCATGGGCGCCTATTCCCCCGCTCCGGTGCTGACCGAGGAGCTGCAGGACCAGGTCATGCGCGAAATCGTCGAGCCGACCGTGCGCACCATGGCCGCCGAGGGCATGCCCTATTCAGGCGTGCTCTACGCCGGACTGATGCTGACCAAGGACGGCCCGCAGCTGATCGAATACAACGCGCGTTTCGGCGACCCGGAATGCCAGGTGCTGATGATGCGGCTCGAAAGCGACCTCGTCGAAATCATGCAGGCCTGCGCCAAGGGCACGCTGGGCGATATTGCCGCGCCGGTCCTGTCGGACGATTTCGCTCTGACCGTGGTCATGGCCGCCGAGGGCTATCCCGGCACCCCCAAGAAAGGCGGCACGATCAATCTGGGCGAGGCCGAGGCAAGCGGCGCGAAGGTCTTCCACGCCGGCACAAAGCTGGAGGGCGAGACGCTAACCAGCAGCGGCGGCCGCGTCCTCAACGTAACCGCCCGCGGCGCCAGCGCCACCGAAGCGCAGGCCAACGCCTACGCCGCCGTGGACGCCATCGACTTCGCAGATGGCTTCTGCCGCCGCGACATCGGGCAAAGGGAAGTGCGGCGCGAGCGGGGCTAG
- the xseA gene encoding exodeoxyribonuclease VII large subunit has product MASDFPSNADDASLVAKPYAGDNAEPLTVSEISQALKRTVEDRFGFVRLRGELSGVKRAASGHMYCALKDEKAVIDGVMWRGNTGRLPFNPEDGLEVVASGKLTTYPGRSKYQIVIERMELAGEGALLALLEKTRARLAAEGLFAEERKRALPFLPRTIGVVTSPTGAVIRDILHRLADRFPSRVIVWPVLVQGQGAADQVAGAVRGFSALPEGHPGRPDLVIVARGGGSIEDLWSFNEEAVVRAIAECSIPTISAVGHETDTTLADFAADRRAPTPTAAAEMAVPVRAELAATLADFGARKKRAILRPVQLGRERLEARADRLPAKDALLEPQAQKLDDLAARLQQGLRDRASRGRERLSELRLSPALVNGRLREERGRLAGIRLAPALLERPLAERRERLAALARLTEQLHPDRPLQRGYVRVTGPDGRTLTDKAAAAQEAALTLNFRDGALEVHTGDTRPARPAPKPKRKPRTSGTAAAQDDLFG; this is encoded by the coding sequence ATGGCCAGCGATTTCCCGTCCAATGCAGATGATGCGAGCTTGGTAGCGAAGCCCTACGCGGGCGACAACGCCGAGCCGCTGACGGTGAGTGAAATATCGCAGGCGCTGAAGCGCACGGTGGAAGACCGCTTCGGCTTCGTGCGCCTGCGCGGCGAGCTGTCGGGGGTGAAGCGTGCGGCCAGCGGCCACATGTACTGCGCGCTGAAGGACGAGAAGGCGGTCATCGACGGGGTCATGTGGCGGGGCAACACGGGCCGCCTGCCGTTCAATCCCGAGGACGGCCTGGAAGTGGTCGCCTCCGGCAAGCTCACCACCTATCCCGGGCGTTCGAAATACCAGATCGTGATCGAGCGGATGGAGCTGGCAGGCGAAGGCGCGCTGCTGGCGCTGCTCGAGAAGACCCGCGCGCGGCTCGCTGCCGAAGGGCTGTTCGCCGAGGAGCGCAAGCGGGCGCTGCCCTTCCTCCCGCGCACGATCGGCGTCGTGACCTCGCCCACCGGCGCGGTGATCCGCGACATCCTCCACCGGCTGGCCGACCGTTTTCCGAGCCGCGTGATCGTGTGGCCGGTGCTGGTGCAGGGGCAGGGCGCAGCGGACCAGGTCGCAGGCGCGGTGCGCGGGTTTTCGGCCTTGCCCGAGGGGCATCCCGGCCGGCCCGACCTCGTCATCGTCGCGCGCGGCGGCGGGTCGATCGAGGATTTGTGGAGCTTCAACGAGGAAGCGGTGGTGCGGGCCATTGCCGAGTGTTCGATCCCCACCATCAGCGCGGTCGGGCACGAGACCGATACGACGCTGGCGGACTTCGCCGCCGACCGCCGCGCGCCGACGCCCACCGCGGCGGCGGAAATGGCCGTGCCGGTCCGCGCGGAGCTTGCTGCGACGCTGGCCGATTTCGGCGCCCGCAAGAAGCGCGCGATCCTGCGGCCCGTGCAATTGGGCCGCGAACGGCTCGAAGCGCGTGCTGACCGGCTGCCGGCGAAGGATGCCCTGCTCGAACCGCAAGCCCAGAAGCTCGACGACCTCGCCGCGCGCCTCCAGCAGGGCCTGCGCGACCGTGCAAGCCGGGGCCGCGAACGCCTTAGCGAACTGCGCCTTTCGCCCGCGCTGGTGAACGGGCGGCTGCGCGAGGAACGCGGGCGGCTTGCCGGCATCCGCCTAGCGCCCGCCCTCCTCGAGCGTCCGCTCGCCGAGCGGCGCGAACGGCTGGCCGCGCTTGCGCGCCTGACCGAGCAGCTGCATCCTGACCGTCCGTTACAGCGCGGCTATGTCCGCGTGACGGGGCCGGACGGACGCACGCTGACCGACAAGGCGGCCGCGGCGCAGGAAGCCGCGCTGACGCTCAACTTCCGCGATGGCGCGCTCGAGGTGCATACGGGCGATACGCGGCCTGCCAGGCCCGCTCCCAAACCAAAGCGCAAACCGCGAACTTCCGGAACCGCTGCGGCCCAGGATGATTTGTTCGGCTAG
- a CDS encoding DUF2093 domain-containing protein: protein MLMSKKSGPSDGEAKLHYGPSGFRVLRAGQHVFCAMSGVPIPLDELRYWSVEYQEPYASAQLATERLAP, encoded by the coding sequence ATGTTGATGAGCAAGAAATCCGGCCCGTCCGATGGTGAGGCCAAACTGCATTACGGTCCCTCGGGCTTTCGCGTCCTGCGCGCGGGACAGCACGTGTTCTGCGCGATGAGCGGGGTGCCTATCCCGCTCGACGAGCTGCGCTACTGGTCGGTCGAGTACCAGGAGCCCTACGCCAGCGCGCAGCTTGCGACCGAGCGCCTCGCCCCGTGA
- a CDS encoding M23 family metallopeptidase, whose amino-acid sequence MRRAATLILVAAASLSLFRVETALADDDDAAIAARSDDSALPPIPGPPLAPADLGGEYEQGGWIRGVAPFDTVSATFNGQPLTLDPADRRFFVGLDRDAGSNARLVFTARDGQQRVHTLEVDPRDWQIQRVNVAKRPGGSSEEWWKRREPEWLAIRDARALDTGAEGWKQDFIWPVEGRISGRFGRQRIYRGEPGSYHSGIDIAPGNGVPFVAPADGVVVLARTGFSLEGGIIIVDHGAGLNSAFIHLSRLAVAEGDRVEQGQVLGNIGASGRATGPHLHWSLMWNEARLDPLLFTGPMP is encoded by the coding sequence ATGCGGCGGGCCGCTACCCTGATCCTGGTTGCCGCAGCCAGCCTTTCCCTGTTCCGGGTCGAGACCGCGCTGGCTGACGATGACGATGCAGCCATTGCTGCACGATCCGACGATTCCGCCCTGCCGCCCATTCCTGGCCCGCCTTTAGCACCGGCCGACCTCGGCGGAGAATACGAACAGGGAGGGTGGATCCGCGGCGTTGCCCCGTTCGACACGGTCTCGGCAACCTTCAACGGCCAGCCCCTGACGCTGGACCCGGCGGATCGCCGCTTCTTCGTCGGGCTCGACCGCGATGCCGGATCGAACGCCCGATTGGTCTTCACCGCACGCGACGGGCAGCAGCGCGTCCACACGCTCGAGGTCGATCCGCGCGACTGGCAGATCCAGCGGGTGAACGTCGCCAAGCGCCCCGGCGGCAGCAGCGAGGAATGGTGGAAGCGCCGCGAGCCCGAATGGCTCGCCATCCGCGATGCACGGGCGCTTGATACGGGCGCCGAGGGCTGGAAACAGGACTTCATCTGGCCGGTGGAGGGCCGCATCTCGGGCCGCTTCGGGCGCCAGCGCATCTATCGCGGGGAACCGGGCAGCTACCATTCGGGCATCGATATCGCGCCCGGCAACGGCGTGCCTTTCGTTGCGCCTGCCGACGGCGTCGTAGTGCTCGCGCGCACCGGATTCAGCCTCGAAGGCGGGATCATCATCGTGGACCACGGGGCGGGCCTCAACAGCGCCTTCATCCACCTCTCGCGCCTCGCGGTTGCCGAAGGTGATCGGGTCGAGCAGGGGCAGGTTCTCGGCAATATCGGCGCCTCGGGCCGGGCCACTGGCCCGCACCTGCACTGGAGCCTCATGTGGAACGAAGCCCGACTCGATCCGCTGCTTTTCACCGGCCCCATGCCCTAG
- a CDS encoding esterase-like activity of phytase family protein, whose translation MRPSRLILGTMLACALAPGTWWRAPEPPRTFEQLTTIMPLDLGVRRSGPFTLLAGWEMAGDPFRFGGLSALVALDEERFLSGTDGGLLLAFERPDRSDEPGVLSVIGEGESAAKLGRDLESLAVDQATGTVWAGYEFRNAILRLDANLDPDEEVQPEEMEEWGENAGPEALVRLADGRFLVIEERAQSWRSTLYNALLFDGDPVEASAPERATIRLPEGYRPVDATATEEGRALVLLRRVEWGVPPIFHSALAEVDTRKTGDDGTLDVRILTVFGTAIPQDNYEGLAITRDPDGTHVWMVSDDNFMTLQRTLLLKLRWDQREKARE comes from the coding sequence ATGCGTCCCTCGCGTCTCATCCTCGGCACAATGCTCGCCTGCGCGCTCGCGCCCGGTACCTGGTGGCGCGCGCCTGAACCCCCTCGCACATTCGAGCAGCTGACCACGATCATGCCGCTCGATCTCGGAGTCCGGAGGTCCGGGCCCTTCACCCTGCTGGCTGGCTGGGAAATGGCCGGGGACCCCTTTCGGTTTGGCGGATTGTCGGCCTTGGTGGCTCTCGACGAGGAGCGCTTCCTGTCGGGTACCGATGGGGGCCTTCTGCTGGCGTTCGAGCGGCCTGACCGAAGCGACGAGCCGGGCGTGCTCAGCGTGATTGGCGAAGGCGAAAGCGCCGCCAAACTGGGCCGCGATCTCGAATCGCTTGCGGTCGATCAGGCAACCGGCACCGTCTGGGCCGGCTACGAGTTTCGCAACGCCATCCTGCGTCTCGATGCGAATCTCGATCCGGACGAGGAGGTCCAGCCCGAAGAGATGGAGGAGTGGGGCGAGAACGCGGGGCCGGAAGCGCTCGTGCGCCTTGCCGACGGACGTTTCCTCGTTATCGAGGAGCGGGCCCAAAGCTGGCGCAGCACGCTGTACAACGCGTTGCTGTTTGACGGCGACCCGGTCGAGGCCTCTGCTCCCGAACGCGCCACAATCCGTCTCCCGGAGGGCTATAGGCCGGTCGATGCAACGGCGACCGAGGAGGGGCGCGCCCTGGTCTTGCTACGCCGGGTGGAATGGGGTGTGCCGCCGATCTTTCATTCCGCGCTTGCAGAAGTCGATACGCGCAAGACCGGCGACGACGGGACGCTCGATGTGCGAATCCTGACGGTCTTCGGCACGGCGATCCCGCAGGACAATTACGAAGGCCTTGCGATCACGCGTGACCCAGATGGCACGCATGTCTGGATGGTTTCCGACGATAATTTCATGACGCTCCAGCGCACGCTCCTGCTCAAGCTGCGGTGGGACCAACGCGAAAAGGCGCGCGAGTAA
- the rpmB gene encoding 50S ribosomal protein L28 translates to MSRICELTGKGRQVGNNVSHANNKTKRVFLPNLQNVTLMSEKLDRSFKFRVSTHGLRSVEHNGGLDNWLLKTSDEKLSANALKVKRELKKAVAAS, encoded by the coding sequence ATGTCGCGTATTTGCGAACTCACCGGCAAGGGCCGCCAGGTCGGCAACAATGTGAGCCACGCCAACAACAAGACCAAGCGGGTCTTCCTGCCGAACCTGCAGAACGTCACGCTGATGAGCGAAAAGCTCGATCGCAGCTTCAAGTTCCGCGTGTCGACGCACGGCCTGCGCTCGGTCGAGCACAACGGCGGCCTCGACAACTGGCTGCTCAAGACCAGCGACGAGAAGCTCTCGGCCAACGCGCTCAAGGTGAAGCGCGAGCTGAAGAAGGCTGTCGCCGCTTCGTAA
- a CDS encoding nucleoside deaminase: MASWTLPQPMQRALALAEQSAAAGEVPVGAVVTRGGQVIAEAHNAPRETHDPTAHAEILAIRRAAEALGDERLTGCELWVTLEPCAMCAGAIVHARIAKVYYAASDPKGGAVEHGARVFDQPQCLHRPEVYSGIGEAKAAELLRDFFRERR; encoded by the coding sequence ATGGCTTCCTGGACCCTCCCGCAACCCATGCAGCGCGCGCTGGCGCTGGCCGAGCAATCGGCGGCCGCTGGCGAGGTGCCCGTGGGCGCGGTGGTGACGCGCGGCGGGCAGGTGATTGCCGAGGCGCACAACGCCCCGCGCGAGACCCATGACCCGACCGCCCATGCCGAAATTCTCGCGATTCGCCGCGCGGCAGAGGCGCTGGGCGATGAGCGCCTGACCGGCTGCGAACTCTGGGTCACGCTGGAGCCCTGCGCCATGTGCGCCGGCGCCATCGTCCACGCGCGGATCGCGAAGGTCTACTACGCCGCAAGCGATCCCAAGGGCGGCGCCGTGGAGCACGGCGCCCGCGTGTTCGACCAGCCGCAGTGCCTCCACCGACCGGAGGTCTATTCGGGCATCGGTGAAGCGAAGGCGGCGGAGTTGCTGCGCGATTTCTTCCGGGAACGACGCTAG